The Acidovorax sp. RAC01 genomic sequence CGCATTACCTCAAGGTGTTGTGTGATGAGATTTTTGGGCGCCGTAACTTCGTCGCGTCAATTGCGTGGGAGAAGGACCAAGCGAGGCATAACGATGCCGTAATTTCTGGTGCGCATGATCAAGTTCTGCTGTATGCAAAGGATCAATCAATTTGGAAACGAATTCGAAATCTTCTGCCGCGCGAAGAAGAAGGTAATGCTCGATACAAAAATCCTGACAATGATCCTCGAGGTCCTTGGTTACAAGGAGCATGTGCCACAGCAAAAAGTGGCTCCGAAAAAAATAGGTTTCCTGTGATGCTGCCATCGGGGCGCTTCATACAACCACCTCCTGGAAATTATTGGCGTTACTCCGAGGAGACGTTGAAGCAGGCACAAGCGGACAATCGTGTGTACTACGGAAAAAATGGGGATCGCTTACCGATCATTAAGAGCTATCTTTCGGAAATTCAAGATGGCTTTGTTCCAAAGACACTTTGGCTGGCTTCTGAAGTTGGCTCAAATCAATCAGCCAAGCGCGATCATTTACGCAAGCTGCTAGGGAAGCTCTTCACGAATCGGATCTGGCTGTGCCATAGCGAGGCCGCACTAAAACAGCACCTGCTTTCGAGAGTTGGGCACGCCCAGCAGGCGCTGCGCGAGGGCAATTGCCCGGCGTCGCGGGGCATTAAGCCCCTTGCAGACGCACCTGTCCCCGACAGGCCAGCAGTTTGTGCCTTGCCATCCACAGATTTGACAGCGCAAATAGCGTGACGATCTGCGCCGTGTTCTTCTTGAGCCCACGGTAGCGCACCTTCACATATCCAAACTGCTGCTTGATCACTCGGAACGGGTGCTCCACCCTGGCCCGGATGCTGGCCTTGGTGCGTTCAAGTTGATCGATCAGCACCCCCACAGGGTTGCCCTTGTCCAGAGCCCGGCGCAACCCAGGGCGCATGGCCACATGCCATCGCACGTTCTTGTTGGCATCGGGCCGCCTGTCCACCCCTTGGTAGCCCGCGTCACCAAAGGCATCAGTTTCTTGCCCATGCAGCAGACTGTTTGCTTCAACCACGTCGTTCACATTGCCGCTGGTGCCTCGAACGCTGTGCACCAGGCCTGAGTCCGCATCTACGCCAATGTGGGCCTTCATGCCGAAGTACCACTGGTTGCCCTTCTTGCTTTGGTGCATCTCGGGGTCGCGCTCGCCCTTTTGATTCTTGGTGGAGCTGGGTGCGGCAATGAGCGTGGCATCCACCACCGTGCCCGCTTTGAGTTGCAGCCCTTTGGCCTGCAGCAGCGCATTGACGGTAGCGAGTATTTGTTCGGCCAGCTTGTGGCGCTCCAGCAGATGCCTGAAACGCAAGATGCTCGATTCACTGGGGATGTGTTCATCCCAGTGAGACAGGCCGGCAAAGTCCCGAAAGGCAGGCACGTCGTGCAGTGCTTCTTCCATGGCTGGGTCGCTGAGCTTGAACCACTGCTGCATGAAATGGATGCGCAGCAGGATCTGCACCGAAAAAGGCTGCTGGCCCCGGCGTCCGCACTCGGGTGCGTAGGGCTCTATCAGCGAGACCAGTTCAGCCCAGGGCACCACCAGTTCCATGGAGTCAAGGAATTCACGCTTGCGCGTGCGCTTGGTGGTGTTGCT encodes the following:
- a CDS encoding site-specific DNA-methyltransferase, which produces MAHQKLELTWIGKDQRPRLEPRILLEDPARSYHAKQRVTDRDIFDNRLIKGDNLLALKALEAEFAGKVKCVFIDPPYNTGSAFTHYDDGLEHSIWLGLMRDRLEIIRRLLAEDGSLWITIDDNEAHYLKVLCDEIFGRRNFVASIAWEKDQARHNDAVISGAHDQVLLYAKDQSIWKRIRNLLPREEEGNARYKNPDNDPRGPWLQGACATAKSGSEKNRFPVMLPSGRFIQPPPGNYWRYSEETLKQAQADNRVYYGKNGDRLPIIKSYLSEIQDGFVPKTLWLASEVGSNQSAKRDHLRKLLGKLFTNRIWLCHSEAALKQHLLSRVGHAQQALREGNCPASRGIKPLADAPVPDRPAVCALPSTDLTAQIA
- a CDS encoding IS5 family transposase, whose protein sequence is MKQSSLGLSNTTKRTRKREFLDSMELVVPWAELVSLIEPYAPECGRRGQQPFSVQILLRIHFMQQWFKLSDPAMEEALHDVPAFRDFAGLSHWDEHIPSESSILRFRHLLERHKLAEQILATVNALLQAKGLQLKAGTVVDATLIAAPSSTKNQKGERDPEMHQSKKGNQWYFGMKAHIGVDADSGLVHSVRGTSGNVNDVVEANSLLHGQETDAFGDAGYQGVDRRPDANKNVRWHVAMRPGLRRALDKGNPVGVLIDQLERTKASIRARVEHPFRVIKQQFGYVKVRYRGLKKNTAQIVTLFALSNLWMARHKLLACRGQVRLQGA